The nucleotide sequence CGATCATTTTGTTTTTGAAGTGGTCATTTTACGTAAGTGTTGTTTCTTTTGCAAAAACGAGCCCACTGAGATAAATAAATCCTTGCAATTTGCGGTTGCTGCATTCAAAAAGACATAGATTCGCTTATCTCGAAAATTCGCTTATCCAGCCCTTTTCCAGCACGAACTAGGAGATGTGCAGTGGCGCGGTAGAAAATATTCGTACAACGGGAATCTCGCTTGCACTGGAGTTCGTTAAATAGGAAATAGTTTGCATTGCGTACAATAGCGTTTTGGTGGGGAGACTCTTCCAATGTTCGGACTAGTTCAAGTGAGGGTCGTTCCAAATAAGGTTTCTTTGGACACAAAGCATGCGAACACCACTTGGAGTGGACGGGCTGCATTGGCCCCCTTAGTTTATACGTAACGTCGCCCTTTGAGAGTAAATAAGGACATACTAACAGTTTAAATATGAGCTTCTCCGTGATGCCCATGAGAGCCGTGGCCACAGCCGTGACGAAAATAGACAGACCGAAGAAGACGTGGTATGGACGGAACTTTTCCTGCAGCAGCTGGCCCACCCCCAGGAACAGGAAAATGAGGAACCCTACTAAAAACTGCGAACgataagaaaaaataataatacattTTATCACAATAGGAAAGGTCCTGCTAGGCAAAAGTACGCCATGTGTGAGCTGATGTCAGGTCACGTtacacctagagtcactaaataagctacgcttcagagtatcgacactaaaagttccaagagcgagcatgcgccatcttgtttccaagCCATGCTGCTCACAcgcacgcgcactgcgcacCATAGcacacgatgccatctatcgtgcgcgggtgaaatgttcctttcgcctacgagcagcagttgacggccttgagctcaccctgacatcctcgggacgtaCTGGTTGACATTACATGGATTATTGCGCAATAATCACACACGCTTCGCTATCCCACaaggagcattatgttagccttctttgatcctcaaatggggatggtaccggtgtggtgcggaaacaagatggagCTCCTGCTTTCTCTTGGACCTAAGTGTGGATACTCTggagcgaagcttatttagtgagtCTAGTTACACCCAGTCTGACAATATAGAGAGTTTTACGGAAATCCCACGGCTAAATAATTAGAAAACGGTGTCACCTATCGGGAAACTTTGTTTTTAAGGTTAGCATCAGGACAGTGGCaaaccagtaaaaaaaaatagcttcGACCTTTAATGATTTATTCGAGTAATGAAATGGATTTGGTTTACAAATTTCTCgcgcggagcagtgcaggaATGTGCTCTTGCGCTGaactatcctgcgctcaaattcgtgttcatccgcttgCATTGGTGGCGGGGAAGCcgcaagataaggaacagccgcgagCGAGGGTTTGATATGGCTTCTCGTTTTCTACTAAACTCGTAAACGGGATTGCGGTCCTGTCATTCGATGGGTCAGACAGTGCGCCTTTATCACCATAACGACAATCACTTGCCAATGGCGATAAACCTATTTCGCGCAGGACGAAAGTGAGTTGCTGCTAACGTGGGTAGCATTGCCATTTGGTGAGGCCTTTTGTAGCGAAATGCGCAATCCGTAATCATTGCCATTACAGTGTACCATCTCCAGAAGAATGGCTAGgtagaaataatttatttttatgAAACCGCAAATAGCTTTATCGCCATGGGCAACTGATTGTCATTATGGCGATAAAGACGCATTCTCTGGCCCACCCAACATGACACGACCACAATCTTTTCGAGTTTAGTACAAAAGGACAAGCTGCTCTTGCCGCCACCCCGCCACCAATGcaagcggatgaacacgaacTTGAGCGCAGGATAGCTGAGCGAAACAGCGCATTCCTGCAcggctccgcgcaagaaatttgtaaaccgaaacgAGTTAATCGCACGAATAAATCACTAGAGGTCTAAGCTATTTTTATACCTGTGTGGCACTGTCTCAGAGTGACCATTGCTATGGGACACGTACCAAAGCCTggcgaagtaaaacaaaaaagtcACTAGGTTTATTTAATGAACGAGTGCATGCAAatgagaaactgagcgggcAGTTTGTGGCCGGCGGGCAGTTTGTGGTCGGTTAGGATCAAGGATCCTAACCGACAAGAAAGATTATTGGTAGGTGGCGCCGTTTTCGAATTATTCAGCCAAGGGATTTTTGTGAAACAACCTCTatattcatagtaaaaaacacAGGCCCGGGAGGAACATGCGatcaaggttttttttttctgccaataacttgtcacatattggtaacatttttatttcatttcaattgacggaaagttaatttcttgaattgaactccgaagtttcccaaggcaacctaacgttttctttgcggaaatgggttccctgtggtcattttactcaggaTAGCaaataatcccactcgtaatgcaatggcaattccCAAAataaattcgccaaaaatctATGGAAATGAGTCCTTGGTTCCGCCCCTTTTTCGACGGCTcttagtttgagcgcaaagctacgAAAAAAGGAAGTTACATTGACACCTCATTTTTGAAAGGATAGCTGATTCCCGCACCCACCGCACGTGTTTGTTCcatgggtaaggcttgtaacgcTTTTCCTCCCTCGTGTGACGTCTCAATGTaccctcctttcttcgcagctatGTGCTCAAACTCCAAAtgtggcgctgggaaggggtgcccatGACATGGCCGCTATAATCTATAGTAGGCCCTCGTCAAAACGTCGGATGACCTCGTTTTTAAATCTGTGAGCAATTTGATTTCTTGTActatcttccgtgaggatgtcgcttgCGTGCATGCACGGTGAGTGCAGCCATAAAATTTAATGAAACTTCTCACCTGCACCCCGAAGAGTACGACCGCTGCGAGGCCAAGCCAACTGTGCAGGGAGTACAAGTTGGGAATGGGAGTTGGCGCCAAATTGTGCGAGTCGAAAGCTGTCTTCACGGCTAGCACAGAAAAAGTGAGGGCTAACCCGTGAAGGCAACCATGCAGGAACTTCAGTCGGGACAAGCGCTCGTAGCGGAGTAGACGATAGAGGAGGATGGCTGCACAACAATACAAATATTACTGCTGTTGCGTAGCATGGACGGAAATACCGCATCTTCCTGTGTCTAACACGTGCGTTATACGTTGTGAACAGTGTCCCAAGAAGGCAGTGCTCGTCATCGACCGATGCGCCCAGTATGCACCCGCGCGTCACTCGGAAAAACAGTTCCTAAGGAGACGGCCATGtaacctacactctaaaaacagaacttcaccgaatagcacgctgtgcgccaaccattgccaagaatgatagggttatcgtttctgataCGAAGGgagatgggggcgtacgcccttttgtggcaattttcatatatccagattgccacaaaaaggcgtacgctcacctctttcttcgaatcagacgcaacaaccctatcattcgtggcaatggttggcgcgcagcgtgttaagcggtgaagttctgtttttagagtgtgggaaCCTCTAGCATTGGTCTGCCTGAGTGACGTAAACGTAAATCATTCGCTTAAAACGATAATTCACCCTCCAAGCATCGAATCGTTTATTTCTGATGCAGACTGTAGTGTATTTTGAACTTTATCAGGTCCGTGCATTGGTTTCCCGCAGCTccacactttaaaaacagaccttcaccgcatagcacggtgtgCGCCagccactgccacgaatgatacactcctaaaaatgaacttcaccgcatagcatgctcctagccaaccatcatctcgaatgatatcgttatcttccttgatttgttgaaaacgggaggcgtacgccttttttgtgacacttatgcggttcataattgtcaaaaatAAGGCGTACGCTTACGTAAACCGTACCGCTGCAGCGGTACGGTTTACTGTAGGCATCCGAAAGCAACGAGATTCACGCAAGTAGGCTATACCGCGTCGAAGGACGTGCGCGTGACGTCGTCCTGAGAGAAATATGACGTCAAGTGGCGTGCCCTTTCCCAGTCATCGAGATTCGGCTTCCTACTGCCGCCCCCTCCCGTGATATGCTCCTCCCCTGCCGCTCGGCCGTGCTGCCAATGCCCTATGGGGTGTTTCAAGCGCATACTGTCTTTTACTTCACTGCACATAGCCACTTCACCATAGTAAGTAGAGCTCCTGCAAAGTTGCTGTGTATAAATGAGTTCGTCGAGTGATCCGAGCAGAATGCATAACATAATTGAGCCACCATGCGTAAGGTGAATTGTTATTCAAAGACATCGCGTGGGCTCTGCTTTCCATTTTAGAGACCTTGTCAGTGATAAAGTAGCTCGGAAAGACGCTCTTGCAGATTTTCCTTGTCTACACCAGGCACGATTCCCAACTGCTGCATTAGACAAAGCCTGAATTTTCAACCCAAGTAATGGGTAACGAGATTAAGCCAAATGTAATGTAATTACATAACTCATTACTCATCCACAAGATGTAATCTATTAGTATTAGTCATTAACAAGATGCAATGGATtgtattgtaatgtatcactctCTGTCTTTACAATACAACCCACACAAATGCGTACCATTTCCATAGCAGATGACAAGAGCAAGGACCATGAAGAGCGGATGGTAGTTGAACTCGAGCTTTGGCTTGTCGCGTCCGGCGAATCCACCCAGGAAATGGCTTGTCCACACGACCACTAGAGCAACGCAAGCAATCCCCACGACCTGTACCAGGCCAAAGATAATGCTGAAGCCTCTCAGGTCTTGCGGAGACCCCGCTCCCATGTAAGGATCCATCTTGGCACTGTCCGGACTGTTGTTCAAATCAACGGTACGCTCTAATCAGTTGTTTGAAACATGAGCTTGAAAACCATACAAAAAGGGAGGCTGAACACGGATAACAGGTTGGAGGAACCTTGATACCTTTGTACCTCACGGGAGTACTTGGGTGACTGACTTCCGCAGCCGTCCCGAGACGAGTTTGCGTCTGGGCCTAAACGtgaagtgccccccccccccccccccaccaccatcGCTTTATCATGTCTAACCAACCTCCCAGGGCCTGAACTTCAGCGCCCTCCCTGGCgcgggcgcccggggcggctgacCCCCTTGATCCTCGAGTCAAGGAACGTGTTCTTAGCGTTGATGTAAATGTGTGTTGCACATTATTTATTGCTCCCAAAATTTTCCTTATGCCGAAGGTAAACCCAGTAGGATTATTACTGCAACAAAAAGTGCTGCTGATACGTAGTGATTGATGTAGTTAACCTCTCATGGTAGCGACACTCAACGGGAACCTTAATGTTTTGTGGATACATGCGCCAAAGACACTGCAAGACTGTCGCCATTTTATCCATTGCAGCTCACGATTTATTTAGAAATAATGCAAGCCAGCAGTTGCCGGTCATAGCATATACCACAGAGGGTACAATACAGGACAAACAAGAGAGCAAATACACATAAAACGTTAAACAAACAATGTAACCAATCTACAAATAAATAACAATATGAACAGCACGCACAGTGGAGTGAGCAACATAAGATAACTAAGATGTAAGCGTCGTGTTTATGGAATCAACGAAAGCAGAGCCGCTTCGGCACAGATCTCAGAGTTTGGGAGCCTCTTCCATTTAacggacccaagcagcacaatgtactgaaagtcgagtgcaataggggtggacggtatgtgtgttatcaatgctctttagttgcacgagcctgttcaaggccttccacctacccgtccacccctattgcactcgactttcagtacattgtgctgctagggGATGTGCGGTGTACAAAAGAATACTCATAACAGTTAACACACAACAGTTTCAAACTGAAACAGGGGATTCAAGTGTAAACGTGTGGACTATGATGTGCAGGGAAGGCAAAAAGGTTACGATAGCCTATTTTAGGGCCACCGTTTAATATCTGAAAAAACAGTTTCAAGCGATGAATCTTTCGACGGACTGATAATGGTTCAGTGCTAACCTGCCCAAATACAGTAGATACGGAGGATTGCATGCTGTAGAAAATACAGATGCAACCCGCTAGCCTCTAGACATGTTCCAGCCTGGTAATGTTAGATATAGTATGATGGTCCCAGACAACATCGGCATATT is from Ornithodoros turicata isolate Travis chromosome 8, ASM3712646v1, whole genome shotgun sequence and encodes:
- the LOC135365969 gene encoding plasma membrane ascorbate-dependent reductase CYBRD1-like — translated: MDPYMGAGSPQDLRGFSIIFGLVQVVGIACVALVVVWTSHFLGGFAGRDKPKLEFNYHPLFMVLALVICYGNAILLYRLLRYERLSRLKFLHGCLHGLALTFSVLAVKTAFDSHNLAPTPIPNLYSLHSWLGLAAVVLFGVQFLVGFLIFLFLGVGQLLQEKFRPYHVFFGLSIFVTAVATALMGITEKLIFKLTPAGYSARPAEAYLANSLGVLLVVFAALVVYLATRPAYRRPLQEEAPLPPEPQPPAVIVPQTFGPLVPQTLNLQQFGPLGPQTYGP